One segment of Alnus glutinosa chromosome 2, dhAlnGlut1.1, whole genome shotgun sequence DNA contains the following:
- the LOC133861415 gene encoding uncharacterized protein LOC133861415 — translation MEEPSNGKIEETQKADLQEDYREVQSVVESSDGKLEDTQKVELEAEYNKDVKTQDVGAVEAVVESEREIVVDGNSESVDEFYSVLKSSSFDKDEKSSEVVDSGKLEEEEEKEVSDSVTEYAEPVVPLYHFNQGLEELVDNSIGLESKEKEEKASLSSDKTNGISSVVANEELNGIEETNFLSSEEINGSPEVLKNTVSKGIEETTLLAVDENSGVPEAATDVVAKGIEETTLLASDASVGGASKENINDSLQPLDDAPAVDISNAGEEGNKTEIPQSTGNPHIISVSRRTVQPTSWRSCCGLFEVLHCSDR, via the exons ATGGAGGAGCCTTCAAATGGCAAAATAGAGGAGACCCAGAAAGCAGATTTACAGGAAGACTATAGGGAGGTGCAAAGTGTGGTTGAATCTTCAGATGGAAAATTAGAGGATACCCAGAAAGTGGAACTTGAGGCTGAATATAATAAGGATGTGAAAACTCAGGATGTTGGGGCGGTCGAAGCTGTGGTTGAATCCGAGAGAGAAATTGTTGTTGATGGGAATTCTGAGTCTGTGGATGAATTTTATTCGGTTTTGAAAAGTAGCAGTTTTGACAAAGATGAGAAGAGTTCTGAGGTGGTTGATTCAGGAAAGttagaggaggaggaggagaaagaGGTTTCTGACTCAGTTACTGAGTATGCTGAGCCTGTTGTGCCTCTGTACCATTTCAATCAAGGTCTAGAAGAACTAGTTGATAATTCTATTGGATTGGAATCgaaggaaaaggaagagaaagctTCCCTATCTTCGGATAAGACTAACGGAATTTCTTCTGTTGTGGCTAACGAAGAGTTAAATGGGATTGAGGAGACAAATTTTCTCTCTTCAGAGGAGATAAATGGTTCTCCTGAGGTTTTAAAAAATACTGTGTCCAAGGGAATTGAAGAAACAACATTGCTGGCCGTGGATGAGAATAGTGGAGTTCCTGAGGCGGCAACAGATGTGGTCGCAAAGGGAATTGAGGAAACAACACTGCTGGCTTCAGATGCGAGTGTTGGTGGGGCATCAAAGGAAAATATTAATGATTCATTGCAGCCGTTGGATGATGCTCCGGCTGTTGACATAAGTAATGCTGGTGAAGAGGGCAACAAGACTGAGATTCCCCAAAGCACAGGAAATCCG CATATTATCTCTGTGTCTCGACGCACCGTGCAACCAACTTCTTGGAGGAGCTGCTGTGGACTTTTTGAAGTCCTGCACTGCTCTGATAGATAA
- the LOC133861417 gene encoding peroxisomal and mitochondrial division factor 2: protein MADEKVINGVASDGVDDQTGERFYDLDQRGDNDARVSDLAKKIESLEIEKLQLVHENTETKERIKKLTAEIEELKNDYAWKNEKLGEMENEIERSNEAKKALEVIAARAVELESEVLRLQHDLISAVSEGEEANKEVIELKREVESLKKEKLESEKRVRELERKVGVLEVKEIEEKSKKVRIEEEMRERIDEKEREIGGFRKKVEDLESLIAKKGVELEKWMREKLGLEALVRESEEKAKSVELKFFGLQKEVEEAEKVISGLKEKAVDAINGSVDGIRARVGGENKGLNLDWPVVAAGSTGAIAFAAAVAYVIYVKRR, encoded by the coding sequence ATGGCGGACGAGAAGGTCATCAATGGCGTGGCATCTGACGGTGTCGACGATCAGACGGGGGAGAGGTTCTACGATCTCGATCAGCGCGGCGACAACGATGCTAGGGTTTCGGACCTGGCCAAGAAGATCGAGTCCCTGGAAATCGAGAAGCTACAACTGGTCCACGAGAACACAGAGACCAAAGAGCGAATCAAGAAGTTGACGGCGGAGATCGAAGAACTGAAAAATGACTACGCATGGAAGAATGAGAAGCTTGGAGAAATGGAGAATGAAATTGAAAGGTCCAATGAGGCCAAGAAGGCTCTTGAGGTGATCGCCGCCCGAGCCGTGGAGCTGGAGTCGGAGGTCTTGAGGCTCCAACATGATTTGATTTCGGCAGTGAGCGAGGGCGAGGAGGCGAATAAGGAGGTGATTGAATTGAAGAGGGAGGTGGAGAGTTTGAAGAAGGAGAAGTTGGAGAGTGAGAAGAGAGTAAGAGAATTGGAGAGGAAAGTTGGGGTATTGGAAGTGAAGGAAATTGAGGAGAAGAGTAAGAAAGTGAGGATTGAGGAGGAGATGAGGGAGAGGATtgatgagaaagagagagagattggtgGGTTTAGGAAGAAGGTTGAGGATTTGGAGTCGTTGATCGCCAAGAAAGGGGTTGAATTGGAGAAATGGATGAGGGAGAAATTGGGTTTGGAGGCATTGGTGAGGGAGTCAGAGGAGAAGGCGAAATCAGTGGAATTGAAGTTTTTTGGATTGCAGAAAGAAGTGGAGGAAGCAGAGAAGGTGATCAGTGGGTTGAAGGAGAAGGCGGTGGACGCGATTAATGGGAGCGTGGATGGTATAAGGGCGAGAGTTGGTGGAGAGAACAAGGGTTTGAACTTGGATTGGCCAGTGGTAGCGGCAGGGTCTACTGGTGCTATTGCTTTTGCGGCTGCTGTTGCGTATGTGATTTACGTGAAGCGGAGGTGA